From Symphalangus syndactylus isolate Jambi chromosome 17, NHGRI_mSymSyn1-v2.1_pri, whole genome shotgun sequence, one genomic window encodes:
- the PIP4K2C gene encoding phosphatidylinositol 5-phosphate 4-kinase type-2 gamma isoform X4, giving the protein MASSSVPPATVSAATAGPGPGFGFASKTKKKHFVQQKVKVFRAADPLVGVFLWGVAHSINELSQVPPPVMLLPDDFKASSKIKEYCPQVFRNLRDRFGIDDQDYLVSLTRNPPNESEGSDGRFLISYDRTLVIKEVSSEDIADMHSNLSNYHQYIVKCHGNTLLPQFLGMYRVSVDNEDSYMLVMRNMFSHRLPVHRKYDLKGSLVSREASDKEKVKELPTLKDMDFLNKNQKVYIGEEEKKIFLEKLKRDVEFLVQLKIMDYSLLLGIHDIIRGSEPEEEGPVREDESEVDGDCSLTGPPALVGSYGTSPEGIGGYIHSHRPLGPGEFESFIDVYAIRSAEGAPQKEVYFMGLIDILTQYDAKKKAAHAAKTVKHGAGAEISTVHPEQYAKRFLDFITNIFA; this is encoded by the exons ATGGCGTCCTCCTCGGTCCCACCAGCCACGGTATCGGCGGCGACAGCAGGCCCGGGCCCAGGTTTCGGCTTCGCCTCCAAGACCAAGAAGAAGCATTTCGTGCAGCAGAAGGTGAAGGTGTTCCGGGCGGCCGACCCGCTGGTAGGCGTGTTCCTGTGGGGCGTAGCCCACTCG ATCAATGAGCTCAGCCAGGTGCCTCCCCCGGTGATGCTGCTGCCAGATGACTTTAAGGCCAGCTCCAAGATCAAG GAGTATTGTCCCCAGGTCTTCAGGAACCTCCGTGATCGATTTGGCATTGATGACCAAGATTACTTG GTGTCCCTTACCCGAAACCCCCCCAACGAAAGTGAAGGCAGTGATGGTCGCTTCCTTATCTCCTACGATCGGACTCTGGTCATCAAAGAAGTATCCAGTGAGGACATTGCTGACATGCATAGCAACCTCTCCAACTATCACCAG TACATTGTGAAGTGCCATGGCAACACGCTTCTGCCCCAGTTCCTGGGGATGTACCGAGTCAGTGTGGACAATGAAGACAGCTACATGCTTGTGATGCGCAATATGTTTAGCCACCGTCTTCCTGTGCACAGGAAGTATGACCTCAAG GGTTCCCTAGTGTCCCGGGAAGCCAGCGATAAGGAAAAG GTTAAAGAATTGCCCACCCTTAAGGATATGGACTTTCTCAACAAGAACCAGAAAGTATATATTggtgaagaggagaagaaaatatttctggagAAGCTAAAGAGAGATGTGGAG TTTCTAGTGCAGCTGAAGATCATGGACTACAGCCTTCTGCTAGGCATCCACGACATCATTCGGGGCTCTGAACCAGAGGAGGAAGGGCCCGTGCGGGAGGATGAGTCAGAGGTGGATGGGGACTGCAGCCTGACTGGACCTCCTGCTCTGGTGGGCTCCTATGGCACCTCCCCAGAGGGTATTGGAGGCTACATCCATTCTCATCGGCCCCTGGGCCCAGGAGAGTTTGAGTCCTTCATTGATGTCTACGCCATCCGGAGTGCTGAAG GAGCCCCCCAGAAGGAGGTCTACTTCATGGGCCTCATTGATATCCTTACACAGTATGATGCCAAGAAGAAAGCAGCTCATGCAGCCAAAACTGTTAAGCATGGG GCTGGGGCAGAGATCTCTACTGTCCATCCAGAGCAGTATGCTAAGCGATTCCTGGATTTTATTACCAACATCTTTGCCTAA
- the PIP4K2C gene encoding phosphatidylinositol 5-phosphate 4-kinase type-2 gamma isoform X1 has product MASSSVPPATVSAATAGPGPGFGFASKTKKKHFVQQKVKVFRAADPLVGVFLWGVAHSINELSQVPPPVMLLPDDFKASSKIKVNNHLFHRENLPSHFKFKEYCPQVFRNLRDRFGIDDQDYLVSLTRNPPNESEGSDGRFLISYDRTLVIKEVSSEDIADMHSNLSNYHQYIVKCHGNTLLPQFLGMYRVSVDNEDSYMLVMRNMFSHRLPVHRKYDLKGSLVSREASDKEKVKELPTLKDMDFLNKNQKVYIGEEEKKIFLEKLKRDVEFLVQLKIMDYSLLLGIHDIIRGSEPEEEGPVREDESEVDGDCSLTGPPALVGSYGTSPEGIGGYIHSHRPLGPGEFESFIDVYAIRSAEGAPQKEVYFMGLIDILTQYDAKKKAAHAAKTVKHGVRVPNSLSFPVLTILWEGRASCARAMGWQKNGSGLGYIGWG; this is encoded by the exons ATGGCGTCCTCCTCGGTCCCACCAGCCACGGTATCGGCGGCGACAGCAGGCCCGGGCCCAGGTTTCGGCTTCGCCTCCAAGACCAAGAAGAAGCATTTCGTGCAGCAGAAGGTGAAGGTGTTCCGGGCGGCCGACCCGCTGGTAGGCGTGTTCCTGTGGGGCGTAGCCCACTCG ATCAATGAGCTCAGCCAGGTGCCTCCCCCGGTGATGCTGCTGCCAGATGACTTTAAGGCCAGCTCCAAGATCAAGGTCAACAATCACCTTTTCCACAG GGAAAATCTGCCCAGTCATTTCAAGTTCAAGGAGTATTGTCCCCAGGTCTTCAGGAACCTCCGTGATCGATTTGGCATTGATGACCAAGATTACTTG GTGTCCCTTACCCGAAACCCCCCCAACGAAAGTGAAGGCAGTGATGGTCGCTTCCTTATCTCCTACGATCGGACTCTGGTCATCAAAGAAGTATCCAGTGAGGACATTGCTGACATGCATAGCAACCTCTCCAACTATCACCAG TACATTGTGAAGTGCCATGGCAACACGCTTCTGCCCCAGTTCCTGGGGATGTACCGAGTCAGTGTGGACAATGAAGACAGCTACATGCTTGTGATGCGCAATATGTTTAGCCACCGTCTTCCTGTGCACAGGAAGTATGACCTCAAG GGTTCCCTAGTGTCCCGGGAAGCCAGCGATAAGGAAAAG GTTAAAGAATTGCCCACCCTTAAGGATATGGACTTTCTCAACAAGAACCAGAAAGTATATATTggtgaagaggagaagaaaatatttctggagAAGCTAAAGAGAGATGTGGAG TTTCTAGTGCAGCTGAAGATCATGGACTACAGCCTTCTGCTAGGCATCCACGACATCATTCGGGGCTCTGAACCAGAGGAGGAAGGGCCCGTGCGGGAGGATGAGTCAGAGGTGGATGGGGACTGCAGCCTGACTGGACCTCCTGCTCTGGTGGGCTCCTATGGCACCTCCCCAGAGGGTATTGGAGGCTACATCCATTCTCATCGGCCCCTGGGCCCAGGAGAGTTTGAGTCCTTCATTGATGTCTACGCCATCCGGAGTGCTGAAG GAGCCCCCCAGAAGGAGGTCTACTTCATGGGCCTCATTGATATCCTTACACAGTATGATGCCAAGAAGAAAGCAGCTCATGCAGCCAAAACTGTTAAGCATGGGGTGAGAGTTCCCAACAGCCTTTCCTTTCCTGTCTTGACTATTCTTTGGGAAGGGAGAGCCTCTTGTGCCAGAGCAATGGGGTGGCAAAAGAATGGAAGTGGTCTGGGGTACATTGGGTGGGGCTGA
- the PIP4K2C gene encoding phosphatidylinositol 5-phosphate 4-kinase type-2 gamma isoform X2: MASSSVPPATVSAATAGPGPGFGFASKTKKKHFVQQKVKVFRAADPLVGVFLWGVAHSINELSQVPPPVMLLPDDFKASSKIKVNNHLFHRENLPSHFKFKEYCPQVFRNLRDRFGIDDQDYLVSLTRNPPNESEGSDGRFLISYDRTLVIKEVSSEDIADMHSNLSNYHQYIVKCHGNTLLPQFLGMYRVSVDNEDSYMLVMRNMFSHRLPVHRKYDLKGSLVSREASDKEKVKELPTLKDMDFLNKNQKVYIGEEEKKIFLEKLKRDVEFLVQLKIMDYSLLLGIHDIIRGSEPEEEGPVREDESEVDGDCSLTGPPALVGSYGTSPEGIGGYIHSHRPLGPGEFESFIDVYAIRSAEGAPQKEVYFMGLIDILTQYDAKKKAAHAAKTVKHGAGAEISTVHPEQYAKRFLDFITNIFA; this comes from the exons ATGGCGTCCTCCTCGGTCCCACCAGCCACGGTATCGGCGGCGACAGCAGGCCCGGGCCCAGGTTTCGGCTTCGCCTCCAAGACCAAGAAGAAGCATTTCGTGCAGCAGAAGGTGAAGGTGTTCCGGGCGGCCGACCCGCTGGTAGGCGTGTTCCTGTGGGGCGTAGCCCACTCG ATCAATGAGCTCAGCCAGGTGCCTCCCCCGGTGATGCTGCTGCCAGATGACTTTAAGGCCAGCTCCAAGATCAAGGTCAACAATCACCTTTTCCACAG GGAAAATCTGCCCAGTCATTTCAAGTTCAAGGAGTATTGTCCCCAGGTCTTCAGGAACCTCCGTGATCGATTTGGCATTGATGACCAAGATTACTTG GTGTCCCTTACCCGAAACCCCCCCAACGAAAGTGAAGGCAGTGATGGTCGCTTCCTTATCTCCTACGATCGGACTCTGGTCATCAAAGAAGTATCCAGTGAGGACATTGCTGACATGCATAGCAACCTCTCCAACTATCACCAG TACATTGTGAAGTGCCATGGCAACACGCTTCTGCCCCAGTTCCTGGGGATGTACCGAGTCAGTGTGGACAATGAAGACAGCTACATGCTTGTGATGCGCAATATGTTTAGCCACCGTCTTCCTGTGCACAGGAAGTATGACCTCAAG GGTTCCCTAGTGTCCCGGGAAGCCAGCGATAAGGAAAAG GTTAAAGAATTGCCCACCCTTAAGGATATGGACTTTCTCAACAAGAACCAGAAAGTATATATTggtgaagaggagaagaaaatatttctggagAAGCTAAAGAGAGATGTGGAG TTTCTAGTGCAGCTGAAGATCATGGACTACAGCCTTCTGCTAGGCATCCACGACATCATTCGGGGCTCTGAACCAGAGGAGGAAGGGCCCGTGCGGGAGGATGAGTCAGAGGTGGATGGGGACTGCAGCCTGACTGGACCTCCTGCTCTGGTGGGCTCCTATGGCACCTCCCCAGAGGGTATTGGAGGCTACATCCATTCTCATCGGCCCCTGGGCCCAGGAGAGTTTGAGTCCTTCATTGATGTCTACGCCATCCGGAGTGCTGAAG GAGCCCCCCAGAAGGAGGTCTACTTCATGGGCCTCATTGATATCCTTACACAGTATGATGCCAAGAAGAAAGCAGCTCATGCAGCCAAAACTGTTAAGCATGGG GCTGGGGCAGAGATCTCTACTGTCCATCCAGAGCAGTATGCTAAGCGATTCCTGGATTTTATTACCAACATCTTTGCCTAA
- the PIP4K2C gene encoding phosphatidylinositol 5-phosphate 4-kinase type-2 gamma isoform X5: MASSSVPPATVSAATAGPGPGFGFASKTKKKHFVQQKVKVFRAADPLVGVFLWGVAHSINELSQVPPPVMLLPDDFKASSKIKVNNHLFHRENLPSHFKFKEYCPQVFRNLRDRFGIDDQDYLYIVKCHGNTLLPQFLGMYRVSVDNEDSYMLVMRNMFSHRLPVHRKYDLKGSLVSREASDKEKVKELPTLKDMDFLNKNQKVYIGEEEKKIFLEKLKRDVEFLVQLKIMDYSLLLGIHDIIRGSEPEEEGPVREDESEVDGDCSLTGPPALVGSYGTSPEGIGGYIHSHRPLGPGEFESFIDVYAIRSAEGAPQKEVYFMGLIDILTQYDAKKKAAHAAKTVKHGAGAEISTVHPEQYAKRFLDFITNIFA; the protein is encoded by the exons ATGGCGTCCTCCTCGGTCCCACCAGCCACGGTATCGGCGGCGACAGCAGGCCCGGGCCCAGGTTTCGGCTTCGCCTCCAAGACCAAGAAGAAGCATTTCGTGCAGCAGAAGGTGAAGGTGTTCCGGGCGGCCGACCCGCTGGTAGGCGTGTTCCTGTGGGGCGTAGCCCACTCG ATCAATGAGCTCAGCCAGGTGCCTCCCCCGGTGATGCTGCTGCCAGATGACTTTAAGGCCAGCTCCAAGATCAAGGTCAACAATCACCTTTTCCACAG GGAAAATCTGCCCAGTCATTTCAAGTTCAAGGAGTATTGTCCCCAGGTCTTCAGGAACCTCCGTGATCGATTTGGCATTGATGACCAAGATTACTTG TACATTGTGAAGTGCCATGGCAACACGCTTCTGCCCCAGTTCCTGGGGATGTACCGAGTCAGTGTGGACAATGAAGACAGCTACATGCTTGTGATGCGCAATATGTTTAGCCACCGTCTTCCTGTGCACAGGAAGTATGACCTCAAG GGTTCCCTAGTGTCCCGGGAAGCCAGCGATAAGGAAAAG GTTAAAGAATTGCCCACCCTTAAGGATATGGACTTTCTCAACAAGAACCAGAAAGTATATATTggtgaagaggagaagaaaatatttctggagAAGCTAAAGAGAGATGTGGAG TTTCTAGTGCAGCTGAAGATCATGGACTACAGCCTTCTGCTAGGCATCCACGACATCATTCGGGGCTCTGAACCAGAGGAGGAAGGGCCCGTGCGGGAGGATGAGTCAGAGGTGGATGGGGACTGCAGCCTGACTGGACCTCCTGCTCTGGTGGGCTCCTATGGCACCTCCCCAGAGGGTATTGGAGGCTACATCCATTCTCATCGGCCCCTGGGCCCAGGAGAGTTTGAGTCCTTCATTGATGTCTACGCCATCCGGAGTGCTGAAG GAGCCCCCCAGAAGGAGGTCTACTTCATGGGCCTCATTGATATCCTTACACAGTATGATGCCAAGAAGAAAGCAGCTCATGCAGCCAAAACTGTTAAGCATGGG GCTGGGGCAGAGATCTCTACTGTCCATCCAGAGCAGTATGCTAAGCGATTCCTGGATTTTATTACCAACATCTTTGCCTAA
- the PIP4K2C gene encoding phosphatidylinositol 5-phosphate 4-kinase type-2 gamma isoform X3: MASSSVPPATVSAATAGPGPGFGFASKTKKKHFVQQKVKVFRAADPLVGVFLWGVAHSINELSQVPPPVMLLPDDFKASSKIKVNNHLFHRENLPSHFKFKEYCPQVFRNLRDRFGIDDQDYLVSLTRNPPNESEGSDGRFLISYDRTLVIKEVSSEDIADMHSNLSNYHQYIVKCHGNTLLPQFLGMYRVSVDNEDSYMLVMRNMFSHRLPVHRKYDLKVKELPTLKDMDFLNKNQKVYIGEEEKKIFLEKLKRDVEFLVQLKIMDYSLLLGIHDIIRGSEPEEEGPVREDESEVDGDCSLTGPPALVGSYGTSPEGIGGYIHSHRPLGPGEFESFIDVYAIRSAEGAPQKEVYFMGLIDILTQYDAKKKAAHAAKTVKHGAGAEISTVHPEQYAKRFLDFITNIFA; this comes from the exons ATGGCGTCCTCCTCGGTCCCACCAGCCACGGTATCGGCGGCGACAGCAGGCCCGGGCCCAGGTTTCGGCTTCGCCTCCAAGACCAAGAAGAAGCATTTCGTGCAGCAGAAGGTGAAGGTGTTCCGGGCGGCCGACCCGCTGGTAGGCGTGTTCCTGTGGGGCGTAGCCCACTCG ATCAATGAGCTCAGCCAGGTGCCTCCCCCGGTGATGCTGCTGCCAGATGACTTTAAGGCCAGCTCCAAGATCAAGGTCAACAATCACCTTTTCCACAG GGAAAATCTGCCCAGTCATTTCAAGTTCAAGGAGTATTGTCCCCAGGTCTTCAGGAACCTCCGTGATCGATTTGGCATTGATGACCAAGATTACTTG GTGTCCCTTACCCGAAACCCCCCCAACGAAAGTGAAGGCAGTGATGGTCGCTTCCTTATCTCCTACGATCGGACTCTGGTCATCAAAGAAGTATCCAGTGAGGACATTGCTGACATGCATAGCAACCTCTCCAACTATCACCAG TACATTGTGAAGTGCCATGGCAACACGCTTCTGCCCCAGTTCCTGGGGATGTACCGAGTCAGTGTGGACAATGAAGACAGCTACATGCTTGTGATGCGCAATATGTTTAGCCACCGTCTTCCTGTGCACAGGAAGTATGACCTCAAG GTTAAAGAATTGCCCACCCTTAAGGATATGGACTTTCTCAACAAGAACCAGAAAGTATATATTggtgaagaggagaagaaaatatttctggagAAGCTAAAGAGAGATGTGGAG TTTCTAGTGCAGCTGAAGATCATGGACTACAGCCTTCTGCTAGGCATCCACGACATCATTCGGGGCTCTGAACCAGAGGAGGAAGGGCCCGTGCGGGAGGATGAGTCAGAGGTGGATGGGGACTGCAGCCTGACTGGACCTCCTGCTCTGGTGGGCTCCTATGGCACCTCCCCAGAGGGTATTGGAGGCTACATCCATTCTCATCGGCCCCTGGGCCCAGGAGAGTTTGAGTCCTTCATTGATGTCTACGCCATCCGGAGTGCTGAAG GAGCCCCCCAGAAGGAGGTCTACTTCATGGGCCTCATTGATATCCTTACACAGTATGATGCCAAGAAGAAAGCAGCTCATGCAGCCAAAACTGTTAAGCATGGG GCTGGGGCAGAGATCTCTACTGTCCATCCAGAGCAGTATGCTAAGCGATTCCTGGATTTTATTACCAACATCTTTGCCTAA